One genomic segment of Rivularia sp. PCC 7116 includes these proteins:
- a CDS encoding alpha-ketoacid dehydrogenase subunit beta has protein sequence MAETLFFNALREATDEEMARDKTVMVLGEDVGHYGGSYKVTKDLYKKYGELRVLDTPIAENSFTGLAVGAAMTGLRPIIEGMNMGFLLLAFNQISNNAGMLRYTSGGNFKIPLVIRGPGGVGRQLGAEHSQRLEAYFQAVPGLKIVACSTPYNAKGLLKSAIRDDNPVLFFEHVLLYNLKEDLPEEEYLLPLDKAEVVRSGKDVTILTYSRMRHHVMQAVKTLEKSGFDPEVIDLISLKPLDFDTIGESIRKTHRVIIVEECMRTGGIAAEIIASINERLFDELDAPVLRLSSQDIPTPYNGKLENLTIVQPAQIVEAVEKMVSARV, from the coding sequence ATGGCAGAAACACTATTTTTTAATGCTTTGCGGGAAGCCACCGATGAAGAAATGGCACGAGATAAAACCGTGATGGTACTCGGTGAAGACGTAGGACATTATGGTGGTTCCTACAAAGTTACCAAAGACTTATACAAAAAATATGGGGAACTCAGAGTATTAGATACACCCATTGCTGAAAATAGCTTTACTGGGTTGGCAGTAGGTGCTGCAATGACCGGGTTAAGACCGATAATTGAAGGCATGAACATGGGCTTTTTGCTATTAGCCTTCAACCAAATATCTAATAATGCCGGGATGTTGCGCTACACTTCCGGCGGTAACTTTAAAATACCTTTAGTAATTCGCGGACCAGGTGGAGTAGGAAGACAGCTAGGTGCAGAACATTCCCAACGTTTAGAAGCTTACTTCCAAGCTGTTCCAGGGTTGAAGATTGTTGCTTGTTCTACACCTTACAATGCTAAAGGTTTATTAAAATCTGCTATTCGCGACGACAATCCAGTACTGTTCTTTGAACACGTGCTGCTTTATAACTTAAAAGAAGATTTACCCGAAGAAGAGTACTTACTGCCACTAGATAAAGCAGAAGTTGTGCGAAGTGGAAAAGATGTCACAATCCTAACTTATTCGCGAATGCGTCATCATGTAATGCAAGCCGTAAAGACTTTAGAAAAATCGGGTTTTGACCCAGAAGTTATCGATTTAATTTCTTTAAAACCCTTAGATTTTGATACCATCGGCGAATCTATACGTAAAACTCATCGAGTCATTATTGTAGAAGAATGCATGAGAACCGGCGGTATAGCAGCAGAAATTATCGCTTCAATCAACGAGCGCTTGTTTGATGAGTTAGATGCCCCCGTACTGCGACTTTCTTCTCAAGATATCCCCACACCTTACAACGGTAAATTAGAAAATCTGACAATTGTTCAACCAGCACAAATTGTTGAAGCAGTAGAAAAAATGGTTTCAGCACGAGTTTAA
- a CDS encoding DNA-binding transcriptional regulator yields the protein MDMQVLRERAGLSRAEVAFRLAISETSVRNWEAGRTEPTMTPKKYWDALRLFKCTPEELAEASEKSINQRHKRKPGRPRRFPVSQLPTTSGASESEKSVTQVTSVEDSTVSFNH from the coding sequence ATGGATATGCAAGTCCTGAGAGAACGTGCGGGACTCAGCCGTGCAGAGGTTGCCTTCAGGCTTGCAATCAGTGAAACAAGTGTTCGCAACTGGGAAGCTGGGCGAACCGAGCCAACTATGACACCGAAAAAGTACTGGGATGCATTGCGCCTATTTAAATGCACGCCAGAAGAGTTAGCAGAAGCAAGTGAAAAATCTATTAACCAAAGGCATAAGCGTAAACCGGGAAGGCCAAGAAGGTTTCCCGTGAGTCAGCTTCCTACAACTTCTGGAGCAAGCGAGTCTGAAAAGAGCGTAACTCAAGTAACTTCTGTAGAAGATTCAACAGTTTCTTTTAACCACTAA
- the hemB gene encoding porphobilinogen synthase, with protein sequence MFPTHRPRRLRSHAQLRRMVRETVLNTNDLIYPLFAVPGEGVANEVKSMPGVFQLSCDKIVDEAKEVYDLGIPAVILFGIPEDKDVEATGAWHDCGIVQKAATAIKEAVPDLIVIADTCLCEYTSHGHCGYLEVGDLSGRVLNDPTLELLKKTAVSQAKAGADIIAPSGMMDGFVQAIREGLDEAGFQDTPILSYAAKYASAYYGPFRDAADSSPQFGDRRTYQMDPGNSREAIKEIEIDIAEGADMLMVKPALSYMDVIWQVKQACHLPVAAYNVSGEYSMIKAAAINGWIDEERVVLETLTSFKRAGADLILTYHAKDAARWLK encoded by the coding sequence ATGTTTCCTACTCATCGTCCTCGCCGTCTGCGTAGCCATGCTCAATTACGTCGGATGGTACGCGAAACCGTATTGAATACAAACGATTTAATTTATCCTTTGTTTGCGGTACCCGGTGAAGGTGTAGCCAATGAAGTAAAATCGATGCCGGGAGTTTTTCAACTTTCTTGCGACAAAATTGTTGATGAAGCCAAAGAAGTTTACGATTTAGGAATTCCAGCAGTTATTTTATTTGGTATTCCTGAAGATAAAGACGTAGAAGCTACAGGAGCTTGGCATGATTGCGGCATCGTTCAAAAAGCTGCTACCGCGATCAAAGAAGCAGTACCGGATTTAATTGTCATTGCCGACACTTGCTTGTGCGAATATACCAGTCACGGTCACTGCGGTTATTTAGAAGTGGGCGATTTAAGCGGTAGAGTTTTAAATGACCCCACCTTAGAATTGCTCAAAAAAACCGCAGTATCCCAAGCAAAAGCTGGCGCGGATATCATTGCTCCTTCCGGAATGATGGACGGCTTTGTACAAGCTATTCGGGAAGGTTTGGATGAAGCAGGCTTCCAAGATACGCCGATTTTATCCTATGCTGCGAAATATGCTTCTGCCTATTACGGACCGTTCCGCGACGCGGCTGACTCATCCCCGCAGTTTGGCGATCGCCGAACTTATCAAATGGACCCAGGAAATTCCCGCGAAGCAATCAAAGAAATAGAAATAGATATTGCCGAAGGGGCTGACATGCTAATGGTCAAACCTGCTTTGTCATATATGGACGTTATTTGGCAAGTTAAGCAAGCTTGCCATCTTCCTGTTGCTGCTTATAACGTTTCTGGGGAGTATTCTATGATTAAAGCCGCAGCCATCAATGGTTGGATCGACGAAGAACGAGTTGTACTAGAAACTTTAACTAGCTTCAAACGTGCTGGTGCCGATCTAATTTTGACTTATCATGCCAAAGATGCCGCACGATGGCTGAAATAA
- a CDS encoding DUF4870 domain-containing protein, with protein sequence MYDTDSRKLLSALCHGAIFFNFTFVSIAVPIVILFTVKDPVVKENAKEALNFHLNVWLCGLIITALVWVTFGLLAPLLGLWFVVHWGLTIWALYSVLNESEKAFRYPFIFRVV encoded by the coding sequence ATGTACGACACCGACAGTAGAAAGCTTTTATCAGCACTTTGTCATGGAGCGATTTTTTTTAACTTCACATTTGTATCTATTGCCGTTCCTATTGTTATACTTTTTACCGTTAAAGATCCAGTTGTCAAAGAAAATGCAAAAGAAGCTCTCAACTTCCATTTAAATGTCTGGTTGTGTGGACTAATTATAACTGCGCTGGTTTGGGTTACTTTTGGCTTACTTGCCCCTCTATTGGGTTTATGGTTTGTCGTCCATTGGGGACTTACTATTTGGGCACTGTATAGTGTTTTAAATGAGTCGGAGAAAGCTTTTCGCTATCCTTTCATATTTAGAGTTGTTTAA
- the prfC gene encoding peptide chain release factor 3 — protein MSTELENEIYEEVERRRNFAIISHPDAGKTTLTEKLLLYGGAIHEAGSVKARRAQRKATSDWMAMEQQRGISITSTVLQFEYKNCQINLLDTPGHQDFSEDTYRTLSAADNAVMLIDVAKGLEPQTRKLFEVCKMRGIPIFTFVNKLDRPGREALELLDEIEQELNLQTYAVNWPIGMGDRFKGVFDRQEQKIHLFERSAHGSKEAANTIVDLGDAKIEELLEQDLYHQLKDDLELLDGVGPELDIDLIHQGKMTPVFFGSAMTNFGVELFLQNFLQYALKPGSHSSSLGEIPPTYPDFSGFVFKLQANMDPKHRDRVAFIRVCTGRFEKDMTVNHARTGKNVRLSRPQKLFAQERESIDEAYPGDVIGLNNPGVFAIGDTIYTGKKLEYEGIPYFSPELFAILRNPNPSKFKQFQKGVTELREEGAVQIMYSVDESKRDPVLAAVGQLQLEVVQYRLENEYGVETRLEYLPYSVARWVEGGWEALEKVGRLFNTTTMKDSMGRPVLLFRNEWNTSQLKQDHPELKLNAIAPVSGKTLT, from the coding sequence ATGTCAACTGAACTTGAGAACGAAATTTACGAAGAAGTTGAACGTCGTCGCAATTTTGCCATTATTTCTCACCCAGATGCTGGTAAAACTACTTTGACTGAAAAATTACTTTTGTACGGGGGTGCTATTCATGAGGCTGGTTCTGTAAAAGCTCGAAGAGCGCAGCGTAAAGCTACTTCTGACTGGATGGCAATGGAACAGCAAAGGGGTATTTCTATTACCTCAACAGTGTTACAGTTCGAGTACAAAAATTGTCAAATAAATTTATTAGATACTCCCGGACACCAAGACTTTAGTGAAGATACATATCGAACTCTGAGCGCTGCCGATAATGCGGTGATGTTGATTGACGTAGCAAAGGGCTTAGAACCGCAAACGCGAAAATTATTTGAAGTTTGTAAAATGCGGGGTATCCCAATTTTTACTTTTGTCAATAAACTTGACCGTCCCGGAAGAGAAGCCCTAGAACTTTTAGATGAAATTGAGCAAGAATTAAATTTACAGACTTATGCGGTAAATTGGCCTATCGGCATGGGCGACCGTTTTAAAGGTGTATTTGACCGTCAGGAACAAAAAATTCACTTGTTTGAAAGAAGTGCCCACGGTAGCAAGGAAGCGGCGAATACGATAGTTGACTTGGGTGATGCCAAAATTGAAGAACTTTTAGAACAAGACCTTTATCATCAACTCAAAGATGATTTGGAACTTTTAGATGGAGTCGGTCCCGAATTAGATATAGATTTGATTCATCAAGGCAAAATGACTCCGGTGTTTTTTGGCTCGGCGATGACTAATTTTGGCGTGGAATTATTCTTGCAGAATTTTCTCCAATACGCTCTTAAGCCTGGTTCTCACTCTAGTAGCTTGGGCGAAATTCCTCCAACTTATCCAGATTTTTCCGGATTTGTGTTCAAGCTACAAGCAAATATGGACCCCAAACACCGCGATCGCGTTGCTTTTATCCGCGTATGTACTGGTCGGTTTGAAAAAGATATGACGGTGAACCATGCCCGTACTGGTAAAAACGTCCGTTTATCCCGTCCGCAAAAACTTTTTGCTCAAGAGCGAGAATCCATTGATGAAGCTTATCCGGGGGATGTTATCGGTTTAAATAATCCCGGTGTTTTTGCAATTGGCGATACAATTTACACTGGTAAAAAATTAGAATATGAAGGCATCCCTTATTTTTCACCAGAATTATTTGCCATTTTGAGAAACCCCAATCCTTCTAAATTCAAGCAATTTCAAAAAGGCGTAACGGAATTGCGCGAAGAAGGAGCAGTGCAAATCATGTATTCGGTAGATGAATCCAAACGCGACCCAGTTTTGGCTGCAGTCGGTCAGCTACAGCTTGAAGTTGTACAATACCGTTTGGAAAATGAGTATGGTGTAGAAACTCGTTTAGAATATTTGCCTTACAGCGTTGCTCGTTGGGTTGAAGGTGGTTGGGAAGCTTTGGAAAAAGTGGGACGTTTATTCAACACTACTACCATGAAAGATAGTATGGGAAGACCCGTACTGTTGTTTCGGAATGAATGGAACACTTCTCAGTTAAAGCAGGATCATCCAGAGTTGAAATTAAATGCGATCGCTCCGGTATCTGGAAAAACTTTAACTTGA
- a CDS encoding M48 family metallopeptidase produces the protein MSSHSKSSLKDGLAALKKEDYRTAKIILEDVAARDDDTNKSLQAQVGLVVAYSRSSEIEMAIAVCESLVESNNSQVKEWAEKSLKQLRKKYPHKNTEFHPTGFVSFESPEEQIEAAPEESVSLSTPPPPPPPPPPPPAPGFVNSQAINPSLKEVPEQTKKKHSGEAIVLANQAKNKIPDINSNIHWRLAGRAKVWQPLPKAKLIKSIRLRLLGIGTLVALLCVVRALLQLAMDSINNILVWLPFLEPIQLLYNDPTFLLLGTFLILLVAAPWLLELQLRKFYQQKTLDRETLNTYSRESVRVLLRYCQPRGWRLPKLRILPFSAPIAFTIGHLPRTACIVVSQGLLEQLEDDEIAAVIASELGQIARLDCAVMSVILSVTIPIYQLYEFIAEQSDNISNRIGGTVVGIIGNIIYGIWCLLTGTGLWLSRRRVYLSDRVGAEVTGNPNAMIRALLKIAIGTASDIAKKKQTPYALESLNLLIPVGHQQSLWLGSIAPNTTFESLLMWDYLNPYRQWFLINNSHPLMGMRLQKLSQLARYWHIEPELYLENQQSLKVKRQPFLLQIAPFLGILIGAASALLFWLAWHTLFLLNFINLKWIYDNWQFVTGFMLIGFSIGSVFRINYLFANIDAKTASTSEALAELLTNPANLPIDSIPVRLSGKLLGRRGSSNYLAQDLLLHVDNILLKLHHVSWLGQSVNAQDFVGKTVFVTGWLRRGATPWLDIQTLKTQTGKMVNSPHPIWSTILTVAAFAWGAYIILTG, from the coding sequence ATGTCTTCACACTCCAAATCATCTCTGAAGGACGGCTTAGCTGCCCTAAAAAAAGAAGATTACCGCACGGCAAAAATCATCTTAGAAGATGTTGCAGCTAGGGATGATGATACCAATAAAAGCTTGCAAGCCCAAGTTGGCTTAGTAGTGGCTTACTCCCGCAGTTCGGAAATTGAAATGGCGATTGCAGTGTGTGAATCTCTTGTTGAGAGTAATAATTCTCAAGTTAAAGAGTGGGCAGAAAAATCTTTAAAACAATTAAGAAAAAAGTATCCTCATAAAAATACAGAATTCCACCCTACAGGATTTGTTAGCTTTGAATCACCCGAAGAGCAAATAGAAGCGGCACCGGAAGAATCAGTTTCTTTGTCTACCCCTCCGCCTCCGCCGCCTCCGCCACCTCCACCTCCGGCTCCCGGCTTTGTAAACTCGCAAGCAATAAATCCTTCATTAAAAGAAGTTCCCGAGCAAACGAAAAAAAAACATTCGGGTGAGGCGATAGTACTTGCAAATCAAGCAAAAAATAAAATTCCAGATATTAACTCTAATATTCATTGGCGGTTGGCAGGAAGAGCCAAGGTATGGCAACCCCTGCCAAAAGCAAAGTTGATTAAATCTATTCGCTTGCGATTGTTGGGCATTGGCACCTTAGTTGCTTTATTGTGCGTAGTCAGGGCATTGCTACAACTTGCAATGGATTCAATCAATAATATTTTAGTTTGGCTTCCATTTTTAGAACCAATACAGCTTTTATATAATGACCCTACTTTCTTATTACTAGGTACATTTTTAATACTGTTAGTTGCTGCACCATGGTTACTTGAGTTGCAGCTACGTAAATTTTACCAACAAAAGACTTTAGATAGAGAAACTTTAAATACATATTCTCGTGAATCAGTGCGGGTTTTGCTACGCTACTGTCAACCGCGAGGGTGGCGTTTACCGAAATTAAGAATATTGCCATTTTCAGCACCAATCGCATTCACCATAGGTCATTTACCCCGCACAGCTTGCATTGTAGTTAGTCAGGGACTTTTAGAACAACTTGAAGATGATGAAATTGCCGCCGTAATTGCTTCTGAGTTGGGACAAATAGCTCGTTTAGATTGTGCTGTCATGTCTGTAATCCTATCGGTAACAATTCCGATTTATCAACTATACGAATTTATTGCCGAACAAAGCGATAACATATCTAATCGTATTGGCGGTACAGTTGTAGGAATCATTGGTAATATCATTTACGGAATTTGGTGTTTGCTGACGGGAACGGGCTTGTGGTTATCCCGAAGAAGAGTTTACTTGAGCGATAGAGTTGGTGCCGAAGTTACTGGAAACCCCAACGCTATGATTCGCGCTTTACTAAAAATTGCTATTGGTACGGCTTCGGATATAGCGAAGAAAAAACAAACACCATACGCCTTGGAAAGTCTCAATCTATTAATACCAGTAGGTCACCAACAAAGTTTATGGTTGGGTAGTATCGCTCCAAATACGACCTTTGAATCATTGCTAATGTGGGATTACCTCAATCCTTATCGCCAATGGTTTTTAATCAACAACAGCCATCCCTTAATGGGAATGCGTTTGCAAAAATTATCTCAGCTAGCTCGTTACTGGCACATCGAACCCGAACTGTATCTGGAAAATCAGCAGTCTTTAAAGGTAAAACGTCAGCCATTTTTACTACAAATTGCTCCTTTCTTGGGTATTTTGATTGGTGCAGCCTCAGCCTTACTTTTTTGGCTGGCTTGGCACACATTATTCCTGCTGAATTTTATTAATCTCAAGTGGATATACGATAACTGGCAATTTGTTACTGGTTTTATGCTTATTGGCTTTAGCATCGGTAGTGTATTTAGAATAAATTATTTGTTTGCAAATATCGATGCCAAAACTGCTAGCACTTCTGAAGCGTTAGCAGAATTATTGACAAACCCAGCTAACTTACCAATAGACAGTATCCCTGTGAGATTGTCGGGAAAATTATTAGGTCGTCGCGGTAGCAGCAATTACTTGGCACAAGACTTGCTTCTGCATGTAGACAATATTCTGTTGAAATTGCATCATGTTTCCTGGCTGGGACAATCTGTTAATGCTCAAGACTTTGTCGGTAAAACAGTTTTCGTTACTGGTTGGTTGCGAAGAGGTGCAACACCTTGGTTGGATATTCAAACTTTAAAAACTCAAACTGGCAAAATGGTCAACAGTCCCCATCCTATTTGGTCTACCATTTTGACTGTAGCTGCTTTTGCTTGGGGAGCTTACATAATTCTGACGGGGTAA
- a CDS encoding RNA-binding protein produces MSIRLYIGNLPKEEIEKSELQAVFAEEGSSITTKLIKDRKTGKCRGFGFMTVNNDEQADQIIEKYNGQMFKDSPIKLEKALPRTKSNEEGEENAAPKTSSSPTPVSSGSGNPVSSKSKKKSRRGSGSKDNSSSSGSSSDGVYPDPRWATELEKLKEMLAAQTTN; encoded by the coding sequence ATGTCCATTCGCCTATACATAGGCAATTTGCCCAAAGAAGAAATAGAGAAATCAGAATTGCAAGCAGTTTTTGCTGAAGAAGGTAGCAGTATCACTACTAAATTAATCAAAGACCGTAAGACAGGTAAATGTCGCGGCTTTGGTTTTATGACAGTGAATAACGACGAACAAGCCGATCAGATTATTGAAAAATATAATGGTCAGATGTTCAAAGATTCTCCAATCAAATTGGAGAAAGCATTACCTCGTACTAAAAGTAATGAGGAAGGCGAAGAAAATGCTGCTCCTAAAACATCTAGTTCTCCAACCCCTGTTAGCAGTGGCTCTGGGAATCCTGTATCTAGTAAGAGTAAGAAAAAATCTCGTCGCGGTAGTGGTTCCAAGGATAATAGCAGTAGCAGTGGTTCTTCCTCAGATGGAGTTTATCCAGATCCTCGCTGGGCTACAGAACTAGAAAAGTTAAAGGAAATGCTTGCTGCACAAACCACTAACTAA
- a CDS encoding glycosyltransferase family 1 protein, which translates to MNLATEQRIALISVHGDPAIEIGKEEAGGQNVYVRHVGEALAELGWQVDMFTRKVNVEQEDIIWHSPNCRTIRLKAGDVDFVPRDNIFGHLPEFVENFLKFQEDNGIIYSLIHTNYWLSSWVGMQLRQKQPCQLVHTYHSLGAVKYNTVKTVPLVASTRLGTEKQILETAQRIVATSPQEEEHMRTLVSTKGSIDVIPCGTDIQRFGRADRKAARNELGINPETKLVMYVGRFDRRKGIETLVRAVGQSKLRGSEDLKLIICGGSRAGHSDGKERDRIEKIVAELGMTQMTEFPGRVSQKDLPSYYAAADVCVVPSHYEPFGLVAIEAMASYTPVVASDVGGLQFTVVSEKTGLLAAPQNVSAFANAIDRILLDPQWREQLGEAARKRVENKFSWEGVAMQLSELYKNLLHKSVEQPLVANS; encoded by the coding sequence ATGAACCTTGCAACAGAACAACGCATCGCCTTGATTTCCGTCCACGGCGATCCAGCGATTGAAATAGGTAAGGAAGAAGCTGGAGGGCAAAACGTTTACGTTCGTCATGTCGGGGAAGCGCTAGCTGAACTTGGATGGCAAGTTGATATGTTTACCCGTAAAGTGAATGTCGAGCAAGAAGATATTATTTGGCATTCTCCGAATTGTCGAACAATTCGCTTGAAAGCTGGTGATGTTGATTTCGTGCCACGAGACAATATTTTTGGGCATCTACCAGAATTTGTAGAGAATTTTCTTAAATTCCAAGAAGATAACGGAATTATATATTCTTTAATTCATACCAATTATTGGCTTTCGAGCTGGGTTGGTATGCAGTTGAGACAAAAGCAACCATGTCAGCTTGTACATACATATCATTCACTTGGAGCAGTTAAATACAATACTGTAAAAACTGTTCCTTTAGTTGCTAGTACCCGTTTGGGGACAGAAAAACAGATATTAGAAACGGCACAAAGAATAGTTGCAACTTCTCCTCAAGAAGAAGAGCATATGCGTACTCTTGTCTCCACAAAAGGAAGCATTGATGTGATTCCTTGCGGTACGGATATTCAACGTTTTGGTCGTGCTGACAGAAAAGCAGCAAGAAACGAGTTAGGAATTAATCCTGAAACTAAGCTGGTAATGTACGTAGGGCGCTTCGATCGGCGCAAAGGTATTGAAACCTTAGTCAGAGCAGTTGGACAATCTAAGTTACGAGGTTCTGAAGATTTAAAGTTAATTATTTGTGGCGGTAGTCGAGCTGGACACAGTGATGGTAAAGAACGCGATCGCATCGAAAAAATTGTTGCAGAGTTAGGAATGACTCAAATGACCGAATTTCCCGGTCGTGTGAGTCAGAAGGATTTACCATCTTATTATGCTGCAGCTGACGTTTGCGTTGTTCCCAGTCATTACGAACCTTTTGGTTTAGTAGCTATTGAAGCAATGGCAAGTTATACGCCAGTAGTCGCTAGTGATGTTGGTGGGCTTCAGTTTACTGTTGTAAGTGAAAAAACTGGCTTATTAGCAGCTCCGCAAAATGTTTCAGCTTTCGCCAATGCTATTGACAGAATTTTATTAGATCCTCAATGGCGCGAACAGTTAGGTGAGGCTGCGAGGAAGCGTGTTGAAAATAAATTTAGTTGGGAAGGAGTTGCGATGCAACTAAGCGAACTCTACAAAAATTTATTGCACAAATCTGTGGAACAGCCTTTGGTGGCAAACAGTTAA
- a CDS encoding choice-of-anchor W domain-containing protein, which translates to MFNFTKKINAGNSLFAFSITALGLLIAPSSAQAMNLVNDASFTDTDFNSLINYGEFSELFVAEGRIGDRAAQAQKELKINGDVVEGAKVATETNFGWVNGEEYDFSLVYNGSTVDYVLGGIPLSTQKFSGAVNSIFFRTSAGANTTTSLTNLVFNGDAIGNLTSSDSSSSDIDYLQLNDISSPFTITGKASISWEGTAPRGSLNAFQIKVGNSPATSVPEPGSIGAILVTGLTGFGLSKKKKKDET; encoded by the coding sequence ATGTTTAATTTTACAAAGAAAATCAATGCAGGTAATTCACTATTTGCTTTCAGCATTACTGCTCTTGGATTATTAATTGCACCAAGCTCTGCTCAGGCTATGAATTTAGTTAATGATGCTAGTTTCACCGATACAGATTTTAACTCTTTAATTAATTATGGGGAATTTTCTGAATTGTTTGTTGCTGAAGGAAGAATTGGAGATAGAGCAGCACAGGCACAAAAAGAACTAAAGATTAATGGCGATGTGGTTGAAGGTGCTAAAGTCGCAACCGAAACAAATTTTGGTTGGGTAAATGGTGAAGAATACGACTTCAGCTTAGTATACAATGGAAGCACAGTTGACTATGTTCTCGGTGGTATTCCACTAAGCACTCAAAAATTTAGTGGCGCTGTAAATAGCATTTTCTTCCGTACTAGTGCCGGTGCAAATACCACAACCTCTTTGACTAACCTTGTATTCAATGGTGATGCAATTGGGAATTTAACTTCGAGTGATAGTAGTAGTAGCGATATTGACTATCTGCAGCTAAACGACATATCTTCTCCTTTCACAATTACAGGAAAAGCATCAATAAGCTGGGAGGGAACTGCACCTAGAGGCTCTCTGAATGCTTTTCAAATTAAGGTTGGTAACTCCCCTGCAACCAGCGTACCCGAACCCGGTAGCATCGGAGCAATATTAGTAACTGGACTTACCGGTTTCGGTTTGAGTAAAAAGAAGAAAAAAGATGAAACTTAA